A genomic region of Oryza glaberrima chromosome 1, OglaRS2, whole genome shotgun sequence contains the following coding sequences:
- the LOC127754393 gene encoding probable xyloglucan glycosyltransferase 1: protein MARWWGGEGRGGSGTPVVVKMESPEWAISEVEAGAAAPGSPAAGGKAGRGKNARQITWVLLLKAHRAAGKLTGAASAALSVAAAARRRVAAGRTDSDDAAAAPPGESPALRARFHGFLRAFLLLSVLLLAVDVAAHAQGWHAVVPDLLAVEGLFAAAYASWLRVRLEYLAPGLQFLANACVVLFLIQSADRLILCLGCLWIKLKGIKPVPKASGGGGGGKGSDDVEAGADEFPMVLVQIPMCNEKEVYQQSIGAVCNLDWPRSNFLVQVLDDSDDAATSALIKEEVEKWQREGVRILYRHRVIRDGYKAGNLKSAMNCSYVKDYEFVVIFDADFQPQADFLKRTVPHFKGNEDVGLVQARWSFVNKDENLLTRLQNINLCFHFEVEQQVNGVFLNFFGFNGTAGVWRIKALEDSGGWMERTTVEDMDIAVRAHLKGWKFLYINDVECQCELPESYEAYRKQQHRWHSGPMQLFRLCFVDIIKSKIGVWKKFNLIFLFFLLRKLILPFYSFTLFCIILPMTMFVPEAELPAWVVCYIPATMSLLNILPAPKSFPFIVPYLLFENTMSVTKFNAMISGLFQLGSAYEWVVTKKSGRSSEGDLVSLVEKQPKQQRVGSAPNLDSLAKESHPKKDSKKKKHNRIYQKELALSFLLLTAAARSLLSVQGIHFYFLLFQGVSFLVVGLDLIGEQVE from the exons atggcgaggtggtggggaggggaggggaggggagggagcgggacgccggtggtggtgaagatggagagcccggAGTGGGCGATATCTgaggtggaggcgggggcggcggcgccggggtcgccggcggcgggggggaaggcggggagggggaagaaCGCGCGGCAGATCACGTGGGTGCTGCTGCTCAAGGCGCACCGGGCGGCGGGGAAGCTGACGGGCGCGGCGTCCGCGGCGCTgtccgtggcggcggccgcgcggaggcgggtggcggcggggcggaccgactccgacgacgccgccgcggcgccgccgggggagAGCCCCGCGCTGCGCGCGAGGTTCCACGGCTTCCTccgcgccttcctcctcctgtccgtgctcctcctcgccgtcgacgtcgcggcGCACGCCCAGGGCTGGCACGCCGTCGTCCCCGACCTGCTCGCCGTCGAgggcctcttcgccgccgcgtaCGCGTCCTGGCTGCGCGTCCGCCTCGAGTACCTCGCGCCGGGGCTCCAGTTCCTCGCCAACGCCTGCGTCGTCCTCTTCTTGATCCAGAGCGCCGACCGCCTCATCCTCTGCCTCGGCTGCTTATGGATCAAGCTCAAGGGAATCAAGCCTGTGCCCaaggctagcggcggcggcggcggcggcaaagggtcggacgacgtcgaggccggcgccgacgagttCCCCATGGTCCTCGTGCAGATTCCAATGTGCAACGAGAAGGAG GTGTACCAGCAATCCATTGGTGCTGTCTGCAACCTGGATTGGCCAAGGTCAAACTTCTTAGTACAAGTACTGGATGACTCTGATGATGCTGCCACCTCTGCACTTATTAAGGAGGAAGTGGAGAAATGGCAGCGAGAGGGTGTCCGCATATTGTACCGACACCGGGTGATCCGTGATGGCTACAAGGCTGGAAATCTCAAGTCAGCCATGAACTGCAGTTATGTTAAAGATTATGAGTTTGTTGTTATCTTTGATGCTGATTTCCAACCACAAGCAGACTTCCTGAAGCGAACTGTGCCCCATTTCAAG GGCAATGAAGATGTTGGATTGGTTCAAGCAAGATGGTCTTTTGTAAACAAAGACGAGAACTTGCTGACTAGACTGCAAAACATTAATCTGTGCTTCCACTTTGAGGTGGAACAGCAGGTTAATGGAGTATTCCTCAATTTCTTTGGGTTCAATGGAACCGCAGGAGTATGGAGAATTAAGGCACTTGAGGACTCTggaggatggatggagaggACAACAGTGGAGGATATGGATATTGCTGTCCGAGCACATCTCAAGGGGTGGAAGTTTCTGTACATTAATGATGTCGAG TGCCAGTGTGAGCTGCCAGAGTCATATGAAGCATACAGAAAGCAGCAACATCGATGGCATTCTGGTCCCATGCAGTTGTTTCGACTCTGTTTTGTCGACATCATCAAATCAAAG ATTGGAGTATGGAAGAAGTTCAACCtcatcttccttttctttctccttcgCAAACTCATATTGCCCTTCTATTCCTTCACACTTTTCTGCATCATCCTTCCCATGACAATGTTTGTCCCTGAAGCTGAGCTCCCTGCATGGGTGGTGTGCTACATTCCAGCAACCATGTCCTTGCTGAATATTCTCCCAGCACCCAAATCCTTCCCATTTATTGTTCCCTACCTTCTGTTTGAGAATACCATGTCAGTGACAAAATTCAATGCCATGATTTCTGGCTTGTTCCAGCTCGGGAGCGCCTACGAGTGGGTTGTGACCAAGAAATCGGGCCGTTCTTCTGAGGGCGATCTCGTTTCTCTTGTTGAGAAGCAGCCTAAGCAACAGAGAGTTGGGTCTGCACCCAACCTTGATTCCCTAG